Proteins from a genomic interval of Medicago truncatula cultivar Jemalong A17 chromosome 3, MtrunA17r5.0-ANR, whole genome shotgun sequence:
- the LOC11427785 gene encoding protein PECTIC ARABINOGALACTAN SYNTHESIS-RELATED, giving the protein MAELRHSSSLGARATSSPMKRDGDSSPLIPDNDLSDDRHSPKDRDRPPCSHFHHLCSFFTDDPRVSLHNSKISIFLVSLLILAGVISVFTILNKLNSPYLCKKDGIVLHCPHVKESASLWENPYSSTTSWKPCAERRDGAISDLPHENETNGYIFIHAEGGLNQQRIAICNAVAVAKIMNATLILPVLKQDQIWKDQTKFEDIFDVDHFIDYLKDDVRIVRDIPEWFTDKAELFSSIRRTVKNIPKYAPAQFYIDNVLPRVKEKKIMALKPFVDRLGYDNVPSEINKLRCRVNYHALKFLPDIEQMSDLLASRMRNRTGNSNPYMALHLRFEKGMVGLSFCDFVGTRDEKAIMAEYRKKEWPRRYKNGSHLWQLALQKRKEGRCPLEPGEVAVILRAMGYTKETQIYVASGQVYGGQNRMAPLRNMFPNLVTKEELATKDELDGFRKHVTSLAALDFLVCLKSDVFVMTHGGNFAKLIIGARRYMGHRLKSIKPDKGLMSKSFGDPYMGWAPFVEDVIVTHQTRTGLPEETFPNYDLWENPLTPCMCRA; this is encoded by the exons CGCATTTTCATCACCTTTGTTCTTTCTTCACCGACGACCCTAGGGTTTCTCTTCACAACTCCAAGATCTCTATATTCCTCGTCTCACTTCTAATTCTCGCTGGCGTAATCTCCGTTTTTACCATCCTCAACAAATTG AATTCACCTTACTTGTGTAAAAAAGATGGGATTGTTCTTCACTGCCCTCAT GTTAAAGAATCGGCATCTCTTTGGGAAAATCCTTACTCATCCACAACGTCGTGGAAGCCGTGTGCTGAGCGCAGGGATGGTGCCATATCAG ATCTTCCTcatgaaaatgaaacaaatggCTATATATTCATTCACGCTGAAGGTGGTCTAAATCAGCAAAGAATTGCG ATATGCAATGCAGTGGCTGTTGCGAAAATAATGAATGCCACTCTTATTTTGCCTGTATTGAAACAGGACCAGATTTGGAAAGACCAAAC GAAATTTGAAGACATTTTTGACGTGGATCACTTCATTGACTACCTAAAGGATGATGTCCGTATTGTCCGTGATATCCCAGAATGGTTTACCGATAAAGCAGAGCTATTTTCTAGTATAAG ACGTACTGTGAAGAACATCCCAAAATATGCACCTGCACAATTTTACATCGACAATGTTCTGCCCCGCGTCAAGGAGAAAAAGATCATGGCTCTGAAACCTTTTGTTGATAGGCTTGG ATATGACAATGTCCCATCAGAAATCAACAAGTTGAGATGTAGGGTCAATTATCACGCTCTGAAATTTCTTCCTGATATAGAGCAGATGTCTGATTTACTTGCATCAAGGATGAGAAACCGAACAGGCAATTCAAATCCTTATAT GGCACTGCATCTTAGATTCGAAAAAGGAATGGTCGGCCTAtcattttgtgattttgtggGGACAAGAGATGAGAAAGCTATAATGGCAGAGTATAGAAAAAAGGAGTGGCCTCGACGGTATAAG AATGGTTCCCACTTGTGGCAATTGGCTCTGCAGAAGCGAAAGGAAGGACGATGCCCTCTAGAGCCTGGAGAAGTGGCTGTTATTCTTCGGGCTATGGGCTATACGAAGGAAACTCAAATTTATGTTGCTTCTGGACAAGTTTATGGTGGTCAAAACCGGATGGCTCCCCTAAGGAATATGTTCCCTAATCTG GTCacaaaggaggaattggctactAAAGATGAGTTAGATGGTTTCAGAAAGCACGTGACTAGCCTTGCAGCTCTTGATTTCTTGGTGTGCTTGAAGTCAGATGTATTTGTGATGACCCATGGAGGTAACTTTGCTAAGCTGATCATTGGTGCCCGCAGATATATGGGCCACCGTCTAAAATCAATAAAGCCCGACAAAGGACTAATGTCCAAGTCTTTTGGGGATCCGTACATGGGTTGGGCTCCTTTTGTAGAAGATGTTATTGTTACTCACCAGACACGGACGGGATTGCCAGAAGAGACTTTCCCTAACTACGACCTGTGGGAGAATCCTCTGACACCTTGCATGTGTAGAGCCTGA
- the LOC11416112 gene encoding uncharacterized protein: MKCLCLSIFLFILLSLFSFHGVSSKNVSDTQSHLQLASTPPRGWNSYDCFCWIISEQEFLQSAQIVSQRLRDHGYEYVVVDYLWYRRKVQGAYHDSLGFDVIDEWGRMIPDPERWPSSQDGKGFSEVANRVHNMGLKFGIHVMRGISTQAVNANTPILDTTTGSAYKESGRLWYAKDIGIPERACGWMTHGFMSVNTTLGAGKAFLRSLYVQYAEWGVDFVKHDCVFGDDLDLNEISYVSEVLREFDRPIVYSLSPGTSVTPAMAKDVSGLVNLYRITADDWDTWGDVKSHFDVSRDFSTANMIGAKSLMGNSWPDLDMLPFGWLTDGASCWSTNAGPHRYSNLNLSEKRTQMTLWAMAKSPLMYGGDVRKIDPTTYDLITNPTLLEINFFSSNNMEFPSITSLKSEDQDYGRQMRRSYTETKTSYTHSIGLTSCTDSKTSGWISESLDQYPERICWKWNLGNNHLLPPFCMHKRELNLASDEENMHQDYHHLVAVNKIKFCLDASARRKLTSKEFRRGTFSPCRLDSNQMWQLNLNGTLVNSYSGLCATVKPVKAPISSAGFRSWVATGRTGEVYVAFFNLSDQKTVISAQTSELSKVFHGRDLSSCKGSEVWSGSDIIVTQGTLSAEVEMHGTALFVLNCN; this comes from the exons ATGAAGTGTTTATGTTTATCCATCTTTCTCTTCattctcctttctctcttctcttttcacGG CGTGTCATCTAAAAATGTATCTGATACTCAGAGTCACCTACAACTAGCTAGCACCCCACCAAGAGGTTGGAATTCCTATGATTGCTTTTGCTGGATAATTTCTGAACAAGAGTTCTTACAAAGTGCTCAAATAGTTTCTCAGCGGCTCCGCGATCATGGATACGAG TATGTTGTGGTGGATTATCTCTGGTATAGAAGGAAAGTTCAGGGTGCTTATCATGATTCTCTTGGATTCGATGTGATTGATGAATGGGGGAGGATGATTCCTGACCCAGAAAGGTGGCCTTCTTCACAAGATGGGAAAGGGTTCAGCGAAGTAGCTAATCGAGTGCATAACATGGGTTTAAAGTTTGGGATTCATGTTATGAGAGGGATAAGCACACAAGCTGTCAATGCAAACACGCCTATCCTAGATACAACAACG GGAAGTGCTTACAAAGAATCTGGCCGATTGTGGTATGCAAAAGACATAGGGATCCCTGAAAGGGCTTGTGGCTGGATGACTCATGGTTTCATGAGTGTAAATACTACGTTGGGTGCTGGCAAAGCCTTTTTGAGGTCCCTTTATGTGCAGTATGCTGAATGGGGTGTTGATTTTG TGAAACATGACTGTGTATTTGGCGATGACTTAGATTTAAATGAAATAAGCTATGTATCAGAG GTTCTCCGGGAGTTTGATCGCCCCATTGTCTATTCTTTGTCTCCCGGAACAAGTGTGACACCAGCCATGGCCAAGGATGTCAGTGGACTGGTCAATTTATATCGTATCACAGCAGATGACTGGGATACATGGGGGGATGTTAAATCTCATTTTGATGTATCAAG GGATTTTTCAACAGCTAATATGATAGGAGCAAAAAGTTTAATGGGGAATTCATGGCCGGATTTGGACATGCTACCATTTGGATGGCTAACTGATGGCGCGAGTTGTTGGA GTACAAATGCAGGTCCACATAGGTATAGTAACCTCAACCTATCAGAGAAGAGGACACAG ATGACCCTGTGGGCAATGGCAAAGTCTCCCCTTATGTATGGGGGCGATGTACGGAAGATTGATCCCACAACATACGATCTCATCACAAATCCCACCCTTCtggagattaatttttttagctcAAATAATATGGAG TTTCCTTCTATCACAAGCTTGAAGAGTGAAGATCAGGACTATGGAAGGCAAATGAGAAGAAGCTATAcagaaacaaaaacatcatatacaCATTCAATAGGCCTCACTAGCTGCACTGACTCAAAAACAAGTGGTTGGATTAGTGAAAGTCTTGACCAATATCCTGAAAGAATCTGTTGGAAATGGAATTTAGGAAAcaatcatcttcttcctccctTCTGCATGCACAAGAGAGAATTGAACTTGGCATC AGATGAAGAGAATATGCATCAAGATTATCATCATTTAGTTGcagtcaacaaaataaaattttgcttgGATGCTTCTGCAAGACGAAAGCTTACTTCTAAAGAGTTCAGGAGAGGTACATTTTCGCCCTGCAGGTTGGATTCAAATCAG ATGTGGCAGTTGAATCTTAATGGGACCCTGGTAAATAGTTATTCTGGCTTATGTGCAACAGTAAAACCTGTCAAAG CTCCTATTAGTTCTGCTGGTTTTCGCTCTTGGGTTGCAACAGGAAGAACAG GAGAAGTCTATGTTGCTTTCTTCAATCTAAGTGATCAGAAAACGGTTATATCTGCGCAGACATCGGAACTATCTAAGGTTTTTCATGGGAGAGACTTAAGTTCTTGTAAAGGCAGTGAAGTTTGGAGTGGAAGTGACATTATAGTAACGCAGGGGACGTTATCAGCAGAAGTAGAAATGCATGGAACTGCACTATTTGTTCTCAATTGCAACTAG